One genomic region from Macrobrachium rosenbergii isolate ZJJX-2024 chromosome 1, ASM4041242v1, whole genome shotgun sequence encodes:
- the LOC136839221 gene encoding uncharacterized protein, with translation MDCMVVGSESNCELTRTTKEGAIIKEHGKVKMIQDLAIVKIQTDSIIDQREQLGQLSNQIRAGLQSVQDRNLYDMLSKLQRDIDSVMPRKVVKRSLIPFIGVALHNLFGVATDGNVERLRERVAQLENWASEQGTVYNKVIGNVNQNQKMITVLKEFVNSALHNVSSEIARIHQTEMMEQLLIETSNFLLEYKELLNAIMMAGKNLLSPFLITPSEIEAIIQKCVVNNHLKPLVENIVDYYGLITVKVIANQIILVIPFNNPDVNSLMSVYPFPMVVDNKSIVLEGTVRHFALQHDSFLVTEIPEHKFRECVMLNDGVYVCNIVNFYEPLSALHCLDDLVNNKNGKNHCKYIPFTETFKAQIIDDEIFVFSANRLNAKIDCKSNKTEVVFINVHSFSSACELVILHNLYYKPTVFTTYSLNFSKSVHQFAVINEFQLSELELETFTKLEEVHTFFHIYKTEISPIMSFINVILLILFAFISFIIVRKLILNKLTIIKDMMDRILPRE, from the coding sequence atggattgtatggtggttggcagtgagtcaaattgtgaactcactcgtacaactaaggaaggagccatcatcaaggagcatggcaaggttaagatgatacaggacctagccattgttaagatccagacggactccattatcgatcagagagagcagttaggccagctgagcaatcagatacgggcaggattacaaagtgtccaagatagaaatttgtacgacatgctctccaagttgcagagggacatcgatagtgttatgccaaggaaagtagtaaagcgatcacttataccctttataggcgtcgctttacacaatctctttggagtggcgaccgatggtaatgttgaaaggctaagggaaagagtggcacaacttgaaaattgggcttctgaacagggtactgtctataataaagtaataggaaatgtcaatcaaaatcagaaaatgatcacagtgctgaaagaatttgtgaatagtgccctccataatgtttcatcagaaattgctagaatccatcaaacagaaatgatggagcaattgctcatagaaacaagtaatttccttctggaatacaaggaattactcaatgcaatcatgatggcaggtaaaaacctgctgtcgccttttctgataacccctagtgaaattgaagccattattcagaaatgtgttgtgaacaatcacttgaaaccactagtagaaaatatagtggactattatggcctgatcacagtgaaagtgatagccaatcaaattatactagtgatccctttcaacaatccagacgtcaactcattgatgtcagtctatccattcccaatggtagtagataataagtccattgtactagaaggaacagttcgacactttgccttgcagcatgattctttcctagtgactgaaattcccgaacataaattcagggaatgtgtcatgcttaatgatggtgtatatgtttgtaacattgtgaatttctatgaaccattgagtgctcttcattgcctagatgatcttgtaaacaacaagaatggtaagaaccattgtaaatatataccgtttacagaaactttcaaggctcaaatcattgatgatgaaatttttgtgttctcagcaaacagattgaatgctaagattgactgtaagtcaaacaaaacagaagtagttttcattaacgtacactcgttttcatctgcttgtgaattggttattttacataatttgtattacaaacctacagtcttcacgacatacagtttgaatttcagtaaaagtgtacatcagtttgcagttattaacgaatttcaactttcagaactggaattggagacattcacaaagctagaagaggttcatactttctttcatatatataagaccgagatttctcctatcatgtcattcataaatgtcattcttttaatactgtttgctttcatttcttttataattgtcaggaaattgatactgaataagcttaccataatcaaggacatgatggacagaatccttcctagagagtga